The following is a genomic window from Trachemys scripta elegans isolate TJP31775 chromosome 16, CAS_Tse_1.0, whole genome shotgun sequence.
caaaacatggtaGCCTATCGCAGCACCCGGGCCAGCCACGGATCTTTGATTGCTTGCAGACATTCCCTACCTCTGGGGGACATCCGCCCATTGTGAGGCGCTCCCTACGGCGAACAGCCCAAATTCAGACTGCCTCCAGCGGGGGGTACAACGCAAAGCTCTGCTCCCCAGGACTGGCAAACCCTGTCCCGCCAGCAAGCTGAAAGGTTTATGCCAGCGCTGGGACCTGCCTCTCTCTTTCACGGCCCTGCATGGGCCAAAGCGATGAGGCAAGGAAAGCCCCCTCGGTGTCAATATTTCGTCTCTGCGGCATGTGCCCGGCCTGCGTCTCATAGGCACAAGCATGCTGTCCTTCCTGGGTCACGTTAATTTAATCAGCCGGAGGCATTTGGTGCTTTGTCtcttttaaaaagggatccaATAGCGAGGTACTGGCTGGCTAGAGAAGCAGCAAGGGGCGCACCCAGCGCTagtgtggggggggtgtgtgtggagggggcaaGGGAGTTTGGGTCTAAAAGGTTTGGCCTCAacgggctccccccacccagttaCTGGTCTTTCCCGTTCGGCCCAGGATAACACGCCCTACTGCTGCACGCAGGGAGAtatgagggggtggggaaaagagggATTAAAGAAACCACCTAAGTAGTTATACTCAGGTAGGGCCCAATAACAGGGCTGGGTTGCAATGCTAAAAGAAGTCATGGGGGAAGTGgaacctagtggttagagcaggcagGTTAGTAGCCAGGAGTCGAGTTCTAGTGCCAGCTTTGGGAAGGCAGGGGGGTCTAGACTCTAAGGTTAgagctgggagctaggactcctgggttgttcCCAGCCCTTCCATGGACGCTCTCCTTTTAGGCAAGTCACTggacctctgtgcctcagtttccccatttccaaaacaatcccaaaggattggctTAGATCTTCGCCCCATTCCTTACCAGCAGAGGGGGtagttcccctcttcccccaccccttccagagaCAGAGGAGCCAGTCCAGCAAAGAAAGCAAGTAGAGCTCCATTTTCAAAAGGTCCCAAGCCTGCTTTTGAGAAGTTCTCAAGCCCCTCCCCCTCGTTGGGTTGGCAGCGAGAGGGGCTGCAAACACCGAGATCAAACCCCCCCGTGAGAGCTGAGCCtggaacccaggggtcctgggtCCTAGGCCCCTGCTCAGTAGGTCTGCAGGAAACAAGCGAGGCTGTGGAAAGCAGGATGACCCGCTGCATAGCGAGGtggtggggggctgagtggggtaGGCACGGGGGAGGGGTGTCACGTGTGTCCAGACGCCAATTTGGTTTTCTTCTGAAAAGTCCGGGGCTGAGGCGTCGGTGCAGCGAGCCGGAAATGAGATCAGCTGCCGCCTCCCACCCGCTCTGCGCCCGCTTCCATGCCCGAGTCACAGCCACGCTTCCCCTCTCGAAAGAGGAAGCGAAATGATCAGTAAGACACCACTCACGCTTCGTACTGGTCCCCCGGAGCACATTGTGAGAACCTCAGCCCCGGCTCAGCAAAGCGAGCCACAGAAGGGGGAGCCCTCCAGGGGCAGAACTGCGACCAGAGCCCACCTTTCGGGAGCTTGCTTGACCCCAGAGCCACTGTAGGTAGCCAGTGGTTCCGTCATCTTAAAAAAAAGGCAGTTCAACCAACCATGCTTGCCTTGAAACCTCAGGCCCGGTTCACTGATGCTTTGCACCAGCTCTACTCATGCAAAAATCACCCCCATTCTGAGGCCGTTGTGtacccccaactctgcccaggtGCCAGCCCTTCCGCAGGGCATAGGACACCGGACTTCGTTTGAGAACCGCCGAGCCTTGCTAGGGCAGCGTTATAACAACCATTGGGCTTAGCTCGGCCGCGGCCCTTTTCAGCCCCCGGCTCCCAGCGTGCTTTACAAGAGACGGGTCACAGCCCCCTTTTAAACCGGTGAAGAAACGTAGGGGGCGAGCGGGGGAAGAGGTCAAAGTGGCAGAGCCGGAAATAGAACCTGGATCACAGGTGCCCTGTCCAGGGCTCTAACCACTGTCTGATGCTGCCTCGTTAGAGACACTCGGGGgagagggaattaaaaaaaaaacaggcccttTTATAGAGGGGAAATCTCTGCATGAAAGTGAGAAATAAAGCACAGGACGGCAGCCAAtacgatttttaaaaaagattttcatTTGCATAaagattagaaagaaaaaaaaaaaaaaaaacccattaaaaaaaaacaaccctgtcAGAGGGAATCGAGCCCTTTGAAACACACTGCTCTCGCCGCGCCTCCGGCTGCAGGGAGAAATttaccaaagaaaaaaaaatgggagaTGCCCAATCTTCCCAGATGACATGTACAGTaggcagttcagcagcagagaATACTTCCCCTGTGTAGCATCTCCCCAAGCAGATTACAGCCCCCAGCGGATTTGAGCACATCTTACTCTTACAGTacctttgttttcctttaagCAACACTGGCACTTCAGTAAAGGCACAAGAGAGTCTCCAATTCTCTCCCCTTTGGGAGGAAGGTTTTAGTCAGCCTCTCCTCATCCCCACCGCCCACAGGGAAGGTGAACGCTCCACCGGCTCTGATCAGAACCAAACCAGATGCAGGATCATGGGGGAGATGAGGTGGCCACCCACCGCACAGCGGACTCCGCTCCCACGCCAGCGGGCGTACACACACGCACTTGAGATGAACGTCTGTGTAATGAGGAGACGCTTATTTAACGGCCCCAACCAGTGAGTGGAAACAGCCTTATGACACCACCCTGCAGCAGCATCTGCTAAATTTGTAGGGCCGGTGGAGCCCCCTACACACAGAGTTCTGTGCCTATGGAATCGGGGCTGGGAAAGTGGGCACGCACCGTTAACAGGGCCAATCAGCCGAGTGTGGAGGAAGAGTACATGGGACTCGCGCTCTGCAGTCGCCCCCACGGTAGAAGTTGCTCGTGCCAGGCCCAAGCCCAGACTTTTAAGTGCTTTCCCCTGCTCACCCTGTACGAgatgcaggaggggaggggcaggggggaaaacTAGGCCCTTTCTGCAGGACGACGAGCCTGCCCAAAGAATCACAGCCGTCCCGCAGGAAACAAGAGCCGCAGAGTCATCAATCACGCACGCAGCCCTCACCCGGCTTCATTTCAGCAGGAGCAGACTGGTGCCGGTGGCAAAGGGGGATTTTGGAAGGGGGGGGAGCAAAAGGAAGATACATGTACTAAGCTGGAATGCTCAAGGAACGCTGCTCCCAAATCTGCCCACCGCGCACTCGCCTCTAGCCCTACGGTGCAACTGGCACCGCCACGTACATCGCTTCTATTGCATCACCGGGCTTCTTGTCAGCCAAAATGTGCGtcagattgggggagggggggaattggcACACCTGCCCCTTTAAGTGCTAGTCCACACGGCTAGCACCCCCCCCAGAAAGGCAATGCTGGGAAGCTTAAGGACAAACGCAGCATCAAGACAGTGGCTAGTCTCCCCTCGCCCCAAGGGGAGGGAGTCAGCGCATGTCCTGTGCCCCGCGCCAAGAGGCTGAGCCGGTTTCGAGCGAGAGGCAGGGACAAAGTTTACAAGGCCAAGTCTTGGCGAAGGCAGGGACCACGCCACGGCCGGGTGGCACCGGGGCTGCCAGGAGCCGGCTTGCAACAAAAAAAGGCCCGGCTGGCATGGACTCCTTAGTAATTAGACACAGGCACCCGAGGGGGGGAGGGCACCACCCCTTTTCCTAGTTATGATTCATTCTTTCCCAGGAGGGGCACACCCACGGAGTAGgttgggagcccagctgcagggatgGTGGTGTGTGATTTCCCTCAAGGGTTGCCCACAGGACTCAGAGATaaggaggggatgtggggacaTGGCTCTAGGGAGCCTCCTTCCCAGACCAGTCCCTGCTCAAAGCCACGGCAGCGGGGTCCTGGCAGGGTGGGAGGGCACATCTCAGTGGATGTGTGTGGCAAGGGGAAAGGGGGGTGGTGGTGAGAACAGGCCTCGGGTGGGGCGGGCAGAGGCCACGCAAACTCATTCCAGTGCTGGGTTTGGTTGGAGCAGCACCCACGCAGGGAAGGAAAAAGGGAGTTTAATCCACGCCCTCGTCTAGCAGGTTTCTCAAGGTGGCAGCTTTGCCCCGCCcgcctccccaaacagcgaggAAAGGGCCCACGaaccaggggctgggctggaggtgaGCCGCCTGAAATCGGAGGGGGCAGGGGACTCCCCAAGGGAGAAGTGCTGTGCGTGTGAGAGGGTtaagagggagggggggggaacagctCCACCTTGGCACGGCCGCTTTGCACCAGGTCCTGCAATCTCCGagtggatttcccccccccccacctcctggaagGACAGAGTGCCCCCCCAAGGCCCACTGACATCCCAGGAGACTGACGGCCCCTGGATTTGCACCAGGCCCATGGCCACCTTCCCCACAAACAGGACGTCAGCCGGCAAGGACAGGTAGTCCCAGGATTCGGGGGAGAGCCACTCCTCTAACTGATGAATGGGCTCTTTGATTCTCCCCGCCCACGTGCTGGGGAAACTGGTTTGGGAGGAGACATGTGGGCGTGTCTGCATCTCCCCAGGACGCCAGCTCCCCTCCCGCCAGGCTAAGCAAGTCACCAAGGCGTGCAcggcccagccccctcccacacgggGGACAGCCCTTACGCCTCACCTGGgctgggtcagtggcagagaagaATGGCAGGGCAGGAGGATAAATAAGGATCAACCGAGTTTTAGTTTGATTGGGACATGCAGCTGTCACTCCCAACGGACAAGGACACTCTTATAATCGTGGGTTATTGGGAAGCTGGATGGGGGACCCCCATAAACCTGCCACCCCAATGCAAAAATCTTAAGTGCCTAGTATAAGATCTCcaacacccaccccaccccaccccctggttGGTTCTGCAAACCGCCAGGACATAAGGAAAGGGATGGATTCCATGAACCACAGGTGAGAAGGGCTGCTGTTGAGGGCACACCAGTAGCACCAGATGATCTGCCCCTGTGAacacagctgggggtgagggaggagagagtctacacccatcccctgcttcccaagttaattaaataataaaCTCTACAGGATTTACAATCAAACAAGAGGAAAAAAGGCTaagagccaccccccccccccaaaaagcattCATGACACCCTAGGCCCCCCATTTTAGGGGATGGGTGCCAAGGTACCATAGCAGGGATCCAGTCCCACCCCACCGGCAATtttgagagagtgagagagagagacacaaacagATGAGTGGGGGAGGATGGGGCTATAGGGTGGTGGTGGGTTGAATAAGGTTTCACTGGTTAGAGACTCGTGCGTGGGTATAGAAAGCCGGGATTAGGATTTGTAATTGGATGTCAGCCACATCAGACCTTCGCAGAGTCCTTCCCCCGACGTCGCGCACGAGGGCTGGACATACCAATTCCTGTCCCTAATGCGCGTCAGTCCCAGTTTCTCCTGGATTTCGTGGGGCTTCATGGCGTCGGGTAGGTCCTGCTTGTTGGCGAAGATGAGGATGATGGCGTCTCGCATCTCCCGGTCGTTAATGATGCGGTGCAGCTCCTGCCGGCCTTCGTCAATCCGGTCGCGATCGGCGCAGTCCACCACGAAGATGAGCCCCTGGGTACCCGTGTAGTAGTGTCTCCAGAGAGGCCGGATCTTGTCCTGGCCCCCCACGTCCCAGACGTTGAACTTGACGTTCTTGTAGGTCACCGTCTCTACGTTGAAGCCCACGGTGGGGATGGTGGTGACCGACTGGCCCAGCTTCAGCTTGTAAAGGATGGTGGTCTTCCCGGCCGCGTCCAGTCCTAGCATCAGAATCCGCATCTCCTTATTGCCGAAGATCTTGGACAGCATTTTCCCCATGGCTGCGGGCGAGCAGCACAGTCCATACAAGGCTGGAGGAGAAGGAACACAGCGAGATGAAGTCAAGTGCAACGCAGGGGCCTGTGATCTGGCTAGCCTCAACTCTGCTTCCTGCGCGCCACCCCACCCCGAGGCAGGTCACTGCAAGGCACAAGTACTCAGAGGGTGAACGGGCCGGGATGCAGGAGATCGGGGCTCATATCCCAGCGCTGCCACCAATTCCCACTTGAGCTCTCGAGGTCTCGGtcttgcccatctgtaaaatgggggaaacaCTGtctccccaccctttgtcttctTAAATGGAAAGCTCCTTGGGGCAAAGGAAGAAGCAGGCCAAGCATGTCACAGCGCCTAGGTGTGAGTGTTAACCACAAATCGGACATGGAAACCGAGGCCCTCCAAAACATTCAGGCTGCGTGCGGTGCAGCAACACTTCACCCACCTTGATcacagaggatctcaaagctctttaacaactcccccatttcacaggtgggaaaAACCAGAGGCAGAGGGGACAGTAGGTCACACAACAATCAATGTCTCGTTTCTACAGTCCCACCTCCCAGTTCCCTGTTCCAACTTctaccccccactcccctcctaaaGCTGGGAATaaaagccaggagtcctgactcccgaTCCCTCCCCTCCTAGGAGCCCTGAGCCATCCTAACCACCTCTTCTCGTAAGAGGCCAGATGTTAACAGCAAACCAGGAAGGGATCCCACACCTCTGAGGACAAAAGCAGAACTGTAGCTAGTTTCACCAAACGCAAAAGCGTAGGGAAATGTCACGCCATTACTGGGGTCCCTGGCCCGGATCCTCAAGAGGTATTTAAACATTTAactcacactgaaatcagtggtggccttgctgctagggtgaccagacagcaagtgtgaaaaatctggacagggggtgaagggtaataagagcctatataagaccgacccaaaaaatcaggactgtccctataaaatcaggacatctggtcaccctacttgctgCAAAGAAGCCAGGATTACCCCAGAAGTACAGGCAGGGCATCGGGGCACTTCAACGCAGCTCCTGACGCCAGCTGTTTATTGCTACCCTAGGGGAAGGGGCCAATTTCTCCACCAAGTCCCTGGCTAGCCTGGGGAGCAGAGCCCCCATCCCCCCTTGGGATTTTGCTAAGCCAGCATCTGATTAGACATTCTTAGAGAACAAGCCCAGAGCTGCCTTGAAGGTCAAACTCGAGGGGAAGTTTCCAGGAGCTGGGAGATGGAAAATACCCATCATCTGGGCTGGTCTGCCGCGCCCCCAGGGCACAGCGGCTCCACGGGCTGGCGTCTGTCCCCCTTAGTCCCATCCTGAACAGTTCTCCTCCTCGTAGGTCTGTCCTTCCCAAGCTATGGGAGGAGGAAGACTCCTTTTGCCAAAAAGGAACCGAGGGGAGGCAAGCAACAAACTCGGAGCCCGATTGCCTCCAGAGCGTCAGAACACACTGTAGCAATTTCAGCGTCTCAAAATTCCACAGTGGGAACTGGCTTCTTGACGCCACACCAGCCTGCACCCTTTTCGTTAAACCGGTTTAATGGGACAGGTgtagacacccccccccacaccccatgtgGACGACTCTCACGACACTTTAAGAGCATCTTGTTTTGGTTTAGCGGAACCCTGTCTCTCGTGGGTCTGATTTCGGTTCAAGGCAATCAGAAACAGTTTTAGGCACCCCCCCGCAAGCCGCTACTCTGCGCCTGAAATCAGAGCACCAGCCCCCAATCTAACAGCTTCGTGAAACTGGGGCAAGTTTGTGGAGGTCCCTCAGCATGGCCCCCTCTTCCCCGCATGGGGACCCATAGGAACCCAGACAACAAGGGCACTGAGTCCCTTTCCCGTCCAAATCACAGAATCCCACCCATAAACAGCGCAGACtccagagggatagctcagtggtttgcgcattggcctgctaaacccagggctat
Proteins encoded in this region:
- the LOC117888886 gene encoding ADP-ribosylation factor 6-like, which translates into the protein MGKMLSKIFGNKEMRILMLGLDAAGKTTILYKLKLGQSVTTIPTVGFNVETVTYKNVKFNVWDVGGQDKIRPLWRHYYTGTQGLIFVVDCADRDRIDEGRQELHRIINDREMRDAIILIFANKQDLPDAMKPHEIQEKLGLTRIRDRNWYVQPSCATSGEGLCEGLMWLTSNYKS